The following are encoded in a window of Halosolutus halophilus genomic DNA:
- a CDS encoding CBS domain-containing protein — protein MHDTIPVSEIMVTDVVTAPPDASATQAATLMRDEEVSSVVVTRDGTPLGIVTEGDFLESLCDRDHLGTVELDDVMSTPLETIAPDTSIVDAVARLRSSDIEHLPVVDESDATEDGDLVGILTTTELTYYVPHLAHPTGGLETEKPRRRVRTDTQYERDDWDFEYRGEDESTVAVGDVARFSKPITPDDVEAFAEVTGDTNRLHLDEAYAAETRFGRRIVHGVLANGLISAALARLPGLTIYLSQESSFLAPLSIGDRVTAVCEVVDALGDDRYRIETTVLDGDETIVLEGDAVVLVDELPPESALERDATSA, from the coding sequence ATGCACGACACGATTCCCGTCTCGGAGATCATGGTCACCGACGTCGTCACGGCGCCGCCGGACGCGAGCGCGACGCAGGCGGCAACGCTGATGCGCGACGAGGAAGTGAGTTCGGTGGTCGTCACGCGTGACGGCACACCGCTTGGGATCGTCACCGAAGGCGACTTCCTCGAGTCCCTCTGTGATCGCGACCACCTCGGGACCGTCGAACTGGACGACGTGATGTCGACTCCGCTCGAGACGATCGCACCCGACACGTCGATCGTCGACGCCGTCGCGCGCCTGCGGTCCAGCGATATCGAACATCTCCCCGTCGTCGACGAATCCGACGCGACCGAGGACGGTGACCTCGTCGGCATTCTCACGACGACCGAACTTACCTACTACGTTCCGCACCTGGCCCACCCGACCGGCGGTCTCGAGACCGAGAAGCCGCGACGACGGGTTCGGACCGACACCCAGTACGAGCGCGACGACTGGGACTTCGAGTATCGCGGCGAAGACGAGTCGACCGTCGCGGTCGGCGACGTTGCGCGGTTCTCGAAGCCGATCACGCCCGACGACGTCGAGGCCTTCGCCGAGGTCACCGGCGACACGAACCGACTCCACCTCGACGAGGCCTACGCCGCCGAAACCCGCTTCGGGAGACGGATCGTCCACGGCGTCCTCGCCAACGGGCTGATCAGCGCGGCACTCGCTCGGCTCCCCGGGCTAACGATCTACCTCTCGCAGGAGAGCAGCTTTCTGGCACCCCTCTCGATCGGCGATCGCGTGACGGCCGTCTGTGAGGTCGTCGATGCGCTCGGCGACGACAGGTACCGGATCGAGACGACCGTCCTCGACGGGGACGAGACAATCGTCCTCGAAGGCGACGCCGTCGTGCTCGTCGACGAACTCCCGCCGGAATCGGCCCTCGAACGCGACGCGACGTCGGCCTGA
- a CDS encoding RNA-binding domain-containing protein: MSEIYRVDVEIAAPVYDTEVTSRVVDAVANIFPNADLDEEFGEIRGETHSMDHFSDLLHRQEILDTARGEFFANREGDTFSFALKKQAAFEDRVNFSVGEPDELGEISVRVRVEEPTVEEYVDHIAPPTEDGRPIDG; encoded by the coding sequence ATGAGCGAGATCTACCGGGTCGACGTCGAGATCGCGGCACCCGTCTACGACACCGAGGTGACGAGTCGCGTCGTGGACGCGGTCGCGAATATCTTCCCGAACGCAGATCTCGACGAGGAGTTCGGCGAGATCAGGGGCGAGACCCACTCGATGGACCACTTTTCGGACCTGCTCCACCGCCAGGAGATCCTCGATACCGCCCGCGGCGAGTTCTTCGCGAACCGCGAGGGGGACACGTTCTCCTTTGCCCTGAAGAAGCAGGCGGCCTTCGAGGACCGCGTCAACTTCTCGGTCGGCGAACCCGACGAACTCGGCGAGATCAGCGTCCGCGTCCGCGTCGAGGAGCCGACGGTCGAGGAGTACGTCGACCACATCGCCCCGCCGACGGAAGACGGCCGGCCGATCGACGGCTGA